The following coding sequences lie in one Miscanthus floridulus cultivar M001 chromosome 9, ASM1932011v1, whole genome shotgun sequence genomic window:
- the LOC136479754 gene encoding uncharacterized mitochondrial protein AtMg00860-like, which produces MSFGLTNAPAYFMYLMNKVFIEFLDKFVVVFIDDILIYSNNEEEHAEHLRLVLQKLREHKLYAKRSKCEFWLKEVSFLGHVVSTGGIAVDPGKVANVLNWKPPTDVSEIRSFLGLAGYYRRFIEGFSKLAKPMTTLLEKNAKFVWSEKCQASFEELKKRLTIAPVLILPDLSKNFSIYCDAFRQGLCCVLMQEGRVVAYASRQLRKHELNYPTHDLE; this is translated from the coding sequence ATGTCATTTGGCTTGactaatgctcctgcatactttatgtacttgatgaacaaggtgtttatAGAGTTTctagacaagtttgttgtggtatttattgatgatatcttgatttactccaataatgaggaagagcatgctgaacatctaaggctCGTCTTGCAGAAGCTCAGAGAGCATAAACTGTATGCTAAGAGgagtaagtgtgaattctggctgaaggaagtttcttttctaggtcatgttgtctctactggtggaatagcagtggatccaggcaaggtAGCTAATGTGCTGAACTGGAAGCCGCCTACAGATGTGAGTGAGATCCGCAGCTTTCTTGGGTTAGCTGGTTACTatcggaggttcattgaaggattCTCTAAGCTTGCAAAGCCTATGACTACATTACTAGAGAAGAacgctaagtttgtgtggtctgagAAGTGTCAAGCTagctttgaagagttgaagaagcgGTTGACTATAGCTCCAGTGTTGATATTGCCAGATTTGAGTAAGAATTTCTCTAtttattgtgatgcatttcgACAAGGTCTTtgttgtgtgcttatgcaagaaggaagagttgttgcttatgcatctagacagttgagaaagcatgagctgaattatcctactcatgatctagagtag